A window of Blastocatellia bacterium genomic DNA:
ACGATCATCTGTCGGTGCGAAGACGTTCCGTTGGAGCGCTTGAGGAGATATGGTTCCTGGAGGGAGGCGAAACTCCAGACCCGATGTGGCATGGGTCCGTGTCAGGGGCGGATTTGCGGTCCCGCCGTCGAGTTTCTCTTCGGCTGGACTGTCGAGTCGCACCGGCCGCCGATCTTCCCAACTCGCGTGGAGAGTTTGATGCAGGCTCCATTCCCAGGGCGAGGAGGAAACATATGACGATGCAGTGGAAAGGCGTCATGCCGGCGATAACCACTTGCTTCGATGAGCGTTTGCAGATTGATCACGCCTTCATGGCCAGGCACTGTATCTGGTTGATCGAGAACGGATGCACGGGCATTGTGGCCTGCGGATCTTTAGGAGAAGGAGCGACGCTCAGCTTCGAAGAGAAGCTTGCTGTCTTTCGGACCTGCGTGCGTGCCCTTGATGGGCGCGCGCCCGTTGTCGCGGGGATTTCGGCCTTGAGTACTCGAGAAGCTGTCGAACTGGCCCAACGGGCAGCGGACATTGGATGCCAGGGCCTCATGGTCCTCCCTCCTTACGTCTATCGTGGGGACTGGAGGGAGATGAAGGCCCACATCGCGGCCATATTCCGCGCGACCCCACTCTCATGCATGCTTTATAACAATCCGATCGCCTACGGCACGGATTTCCTCCCCGAACAGATTCAAGAACTCGCGGCCGAGCATGAGAATTTCCATGCGGTAAAAGAATCAAGCATGGATGTTCGCCGCGTGACGGCGATTCGCGCCCTCGTCGGCGACCGCTTGGCTCTCTTCGTGGGCGTGGACGATCTGATCCTGGAGGGCATTGCTATGGGAGCGGTCGGATGGATCGCTGGTCTCGCCAATGCCCTCCCCCGAGAATCGGTGGTGCTCTTTGAGCTGGCGCAGCGAGGTGAGTGGGATCACGCCTTCGCACTCTATCGTTGGTTCTTGCCCTTGTTGCGGATGGACACGGTGCCGAAGTTCGTGCAATTGATCAAGCTTGTCCAGCAAGAAGTCGGCATGGGGAACACGCGCGTGCGACCTCCTCGCTTGGAGCTCGTCGGTGCGGAATTGGAGCAAGCTCGCGCTGTGATCCACGCCGCTTTGCAGACACGCCCTGCGCTCGCGCCCGTTTCATAGCTCGGGGGGCTGGATTATGTCGCTTGCCGGTTTTTCTCTCATCGGATCTCGTCACGGAGCTCCGGGCGGGACGCTGTTTTTCGCCATTAATCCCGCGACCGGTGAGCAGCTGGATCCTCCATTTCACTCGGCCCATCTGTTCGAGGTGGATGAAGCCGCGCAATTGGCGGCACGGGCGTTTGCCACTTACAGTCGGATGTCTGGCCGTCAACGGGCGCGTTTCCTCCGCCAGATCGCGGAGAACATCGAAGCCTTGGGCGATATGCTCCTCGACCGTGTAGAGCAAGAGACGGCCCTGCCTCGGACTCGACTTCAAGCCGAGCGCGCGCGAACCTGTTTTCAACTCCGGTTGTTCGCCGACCTCGTGGAAGAGGGATCGTGGGTTGATGCGCGCATTGATCGCGCTGATCCGTATCGCCAACCGATCCCTAAGCCCGATGTTCGCTCCATGATGCATCCACTCGGTCCCGTCGCTGTCTTCGGAGCGAGCAATTTCCCCCTAGCGTTCTCCGTCGCTGGTGGCGATACGGCTTCAGCACTAGCGGCTGGAAATCCCGTGATCGTCAAAGCGCATCCGGCTCATCCCGGGACATCCGAACTGGTCGGACGCACCATTCTCGAAGCGGCGCGCGCGTGCGCGATGCCTGAAGGCGTCTTCTCGCTCCTCTTCGACGCAGGCATCGAGATCGGCCGCGCGCTCGTCAAGCATCCCTCTGTGAAAGCCGTCGCCTTCACAGGCTCGCGTGCCGCAGGCCTCGCCCTCATGATGGAAGCGGCTTCTCGTCCCGATCCAATTCCCTTTTATGCGGAGATGAGCAGCATCAACCCAATCTTCATCCTCCCTGGCGCTCTGCGTGAACGCGGAGAGCAGATCGCTATCGGCCTTCATGCCTCGGTCACGCTTGGAGCTGGCCAGTTTTGCACGAAGCCGGGGATCGTCGTGATCGAAGAAGGAAGTACTTCCTCGTCGTTTGTCGAAAAGCTCGCCACATTGATGGCTGAAGCATCAACGTTCACGCTTTTGACCCCGGGCATCTGTGCGACGTATCGTCGAACCATCGAAGAGCGCGCGCGTCACACGGTTATCACTCTCATCGCCCCTCGGCCCGATGTCCCCCTCGGTCTCGAATCGAAAGGATGTCATGTTCGCGCCGCGCTCTTTCAAACCGATGCGCGATCATATCTCGTGCATCCGGATCTGAGCCAAGAAATCTTCGGCCCAGCGACGTTATTGGTCACTTACTCGCATCGAGAGCAGCTTTTGGACATCGCTCGCCAGATGGAGGGTCAACTGACGGCCTCCATTCACGGAACGGAGGAAGATCTCCTCGCTTTTCGCGATCTGATCGCGATCTTGGAGACGAAGGTCGGCCGATTGATCTTCAACGGGTTTCCCACGGGCGTCGAAGTTTGTCACGCGATGGTACACGGCGGTCCCTTCCCGGCGACGTCCGACGGACGCTCCACCTCAGTGGGCACGCGAGCGATTTATCGTTTCACCCGTCCCGTGTGCTATCAGAACTTTCCCAACACGGCGCTGCCCGATGAGCTGAAGGACGAAAATCCCCTGGGCATCTGGCGCTTGGTGGATGGGCAATGGACGCGCGAGCCCGTGCGTTCGACAAGCGGGTGAACGAAGAGCACGCCCGCTGTCAGAGCGAGACCTCCACGGGCTCGCCGGTGAAGACGATCGTGCGCACATCCTTTTGCGGCGCGAGGCGTAGATGAAACCGCCGGGGCGACGGCGGCAGCACCCGCGTGCCCTCGACGAGCTGCAGTCTCAGGCGCCGCGTCCGATCGTTCCAAACAGCTTCGATCTTCATTTGTTCCCCCTGGCGATAATCGAATGTCACGCCATCATCTTCGTAGAGGACGAACCGGCCGTCCGCGCCCGGATAGATCGTCAGCGTGATCGGCTCTTCGCTTGGTTGCATCGTGTGCTGCTTCACCGGTCCAAGAGGAAGAATTGTTCCCGCCCGTACGTAGAGCGGCAGCGTCGCCAAATCCACAGCGCGATCTACCTCCCGCCCACCTTCCACGCGCTCTTCCGTCCAGAAGTCGTACCACAGATCGGACGGCAGGTAGAGTCGTCGCACAGTCGCCCCTTTCTCCGTCACCGGCACGATGAGAAGATCGCGCCCCCACAGGTACTCGTCACCACGCCCGATGGCCGAAGCATCGCGAGGATAATGTAGCCACAAGGCCCGAATGATCGGCAATCCTGTCTCACACCCTTCGCGCACGACGCTGTACAGATACGGCAGAAGCCGATAACGCCACTCCAGATAGGTGCGACAGATGGGCTCGACATGCGGGTTGCGCAGCTCGCTCGGATCGGGATTGGCGGCATCGCTATAGGAACGAATCTCATCCGGTCCCAACTGTCCCGTATTCCATCCCCACGGCAAGCGCAGATGCCACGTCCGCCCATGCGAGCGAAAGAGCGGACAGAAGGCGCTGAATTGAAACCATCGCACGTAGAGTTCTCCCGTCAGCTCCTTCGTCGGAACGAATCCTCCCGTATCCGTTCCCCAATACGGGATGCCGCTCAGTCCGGTATTGACGGCCACGGGGACATGCGTGCGCAGCGTCTCCCAGGTGGAATAGACATCGCCCGACCAGAGGAACGCGGCATACCGCTGCATGCCGGCGTGCCCGTTGCGATGCAGCGCGTAGGGACGCTCGTTCGGACGATCTATTTGCGGCCCTTCCCAATACAGGCGATTGCGCACAAGACGCGCTGTGCGATCGAGCGGATCACCTTCGTCTACCCACCATCCGTCTATGCCCATGGCAAAGACGCGACGATGCAGATTCCAATAACATCCCGCTTCTTCCTCATCGAATCGCGTCAATTCGCATCCATCCCGAGCTGTCCCGCGCAGCGTGCGCGCAAGAATGACGACGTGCAGAACGATGCGAAAGTTCATCTCATGCAGCTCGCGGATCATGCGCTCGGGATCGGG
This region includes:
- a CDS encoding dihydrodipicolinate synthase family protein — its product is MTMQWKGVMPAITTCFDERLQIDHAFMARHCIWLIENGCTGIVACGSLGEGATLSFEEKLAVFRTCVRALDGRAPVVAGISALSTREAVELAQRAADIGCQGLMVLPPYVYRGDWREMKAHIAAIFRATPLSCMLYNNPIAYGTDFLPEQIQELAAEHENFHAVKESSMDVRRVTAIRALVGDRLALFVGVDDLILEGIAMGAVGWIAGLANALPRESVVLFELAQRGEWDHAFALYRWFLPLLRMDTVPKFVQLIKLVQQEVGMGNTRVRPPRLELVGAELEQARAVIHAALQTRPALAPVS
- a CDS encoding aldehyde dehydrogenase (NADP(+)) — translated: MSLAGFSLIGSRHGAPGGTLFFAINPATGEQLDPPFHSAHLFEVDEAAQLAARAFATYSRMSGRQRARFLRQIAENIEALGDMLLDRVEQETALPRTRLQAERARTCFQLRLFADLVEEGSWVDARIDRADPYRQPIPKPDVRSMMHPLGPVAVFGASNFPLAFSVAGGDTASALAAGNPVIVKAHPAHPGTSELVGRTILEAARACAMPEGVFSLLFDAGIEIGRALVKHPSVKAVAFTGSRAAGLALMMEAASRPDPIPFYAEMSSINPIFILPGALRERGEQIAIGLHASVTLGAGQFCTKPGIVVIEEGSTSSSFVEKLATLMAEASTFTLLTPGICATYRRTIEERARHTVITLIAPRPDVPLGLESKGCHVRAALFQTDARSYLVHPDLSQEIFGPATLLVTYSHREQLLDIARQMEGQLTASIHGTEEDLLAFRDLIAILETKVGRLIFNGFPTGVEVCHAMVHGGPFPATSDGRSTSVGTRAIYRFTRPVCYQNFPNTALPDELKDENPLGIWRLVDGQWTREPVRSTSG
- a CDS encoding DUF5110 domain-containing protein, producing the protein MVEVTRREVLKGLSATAAGTIFRLRETRAQGELRILGRPVEIVISPVSARTVRLSVVPLDGDRPMPIPQDGSLVRETWGAPVARLRSLRNSQRVPVGELVVWFSPEPLTVHVETREGRLVQRLQLDPRAGAMNFLFGDGPVLGLGQGGPQFDRRGSRDLMRSGQGGYRLRTHGGRVPIPWLIGTSGWAIFIHQPEGIFDLTGTEGRFEPRRPEDALPLDLFVIGTTEPTEIMAEYARLTGLPEMPPLWAFGYQQSHRTLAGRDEVLSVARTFREKKLPCDVLIYLGTGFTPSGWNTANGSFSFNRSVFPDPERMIRELHEMNFRIVLHVVILARTLRGTARDGCELTRFDEEEAGCYWNLHRRVFAMGIDGWWVDEGDPLDRTARLVRNRLYWEGPQIDRPNERPYALHRNGHAGMQRYAAFLWSGDVYSTWETLRTHVPVAVNTGLSGIPYWGTDTGGFVPTKELTGELYVRWFQFSAFCPLFRSHGRTWHLRLPWGWNTGQLGPDEIRSYSDAANPDPSELRNPHVEPICRTYLEWRYRLLPYLYSVVREGCETGLPIIRALWLHYPRDASAIGRGDEYLWGRDLLIVPVTEKGATVRRLYLPSDLWYDFWTEERVEGGREVDRAVDLATLPLYVRAGTILPLGPVKQHTMQPSEEPITLTIYPGADGRFVLYEDDGVTFDYRQGEQMKIEAVWNDRTRRLRLQLVEGTRVLPPSPRRFHLRLAPQKDVRTIVFTGEPVEVSL